The Castanea sativa cultivar Marrone di Chiusa Pesio chromosome 4, ASM4071231v1 sequence AACTGAAGGCAGCCAAATCATGAGAAAGTTATTGTCATACAAATTGTCAGATTGCTTGCTGCCACCTCCAAGGTTTGATACTTTCCtctgctttttttatttttattttgttaatctcCGCCCATTCACTGGGGATTCTCATTTCTGTACTGTTGTTTACCtcttgatttcatttttttcctataatGAATGTGTTGTGTAGAgagagttggagagagagatCTACGGGGGGCCCTTCACTACTGTCAGACCAGTCCCCTTTGATATTGATGAAGAGATTGCTGCATTAATTGCTGATCTTACACAATCGGATGAAGCATGGAGTCAAATGTTTTGTCTATGAGATTGTTCTGGTACTGGacaaattctttttcttctctttaatACTCTTCCATAGATTGTTTGTTCttctcttttctgttttttttttttaatttgaatcattGATGCAAAAATAACCAATCTTTGGAACTCTGGCATATTTCTCAAGGAGTCAATAGTTTATAGTTAGCATGTCTATTTGCTGAGCTTGGTTCCTGCTGTTGTTGGGGGTTTTAGTTTTGGGTTGCTGCTGGTGTAAATTTAgccaattgtaaatttttatgcCTTACAGGGTTTTGAGGAGTACATGAATTTGATTCTGGATGATGCTGGAAAAGTCAACATCAAGAGGAAGAGCAAAAAACTTTAGATGGGTtcattttcctttacttttaaTCTCCCAAATGTACATGCTCTGAACGCGGTACATCTATTTTGTTATGGGTCACTTACATCAAAAGAAATGTAGAGGGTAGATTCTTCTTAAGAGATGCaacctcctctctctctctctctcaatagtgGAAAGTGATGATTTTAGCAATTGCCTAAATTGGCATTATGTTGCCTTTTCAACCCCATTAAGGTCTAGCATCTTTGTTTACTGGCAATGTTAGAATTTAGATACATCTTGGACATCAAGAatgattaatataatttatgaaaGATATATGATTGAATGAGTATGGAGTTAACTGTATTTGTGTAATTAATTGTATTGGAGTGTACTTATAtcagttatatatttttttaaatatgatctCAAGCTCTTGTTTATCACAATATCTCAGCGCATGTGATAGATTTTTATTGGTTTggtatatataaattataccatgatattgatttttttttccatattagGGAAGTTATCAATAGTTTTCCCGTGCACCGcacgggttagcaactagttttttatattcttaatatgcatgtcaaatttcataccaatcaattttatttaccattcaatttataaacttattttttatgcataattttatattacaaaattttgaaatataaacatttaattgatgatatagcttttaatagttaatattctagaaattttgtaagcatagaagatagaagaagaaaatgttatccagtggtagatttatcaaaattcatatttaataaaaagatattgaaaaaaGTTGTAGTCATTAGTTACAATcaagtttataaattataaccaaactttgtccaaattttattatttccaAAATATAAGTAATTCTTTGGGTTAACCCATTCAACATTTAACCCAAAATGTTTTATTATGTTGCTAATTGAAATTTACTTCTAACCATAGTTATTAGTATCAAACGAATAAGTAATTAGACTATCAAATTGGTGAACTGTGGcatatgaaacaaaaataaaaaataaaaattaagaataccAATCTGGATTGTTTTTGAAGAGGTTAAATTAAGATGGACGATCAGATTTTACAGAAACAACCTTGGACGGCTACACTAGGGTGACAGATGAAGAGAGGAGGTAACACGACGACACGCATAGTAAGTGGATAGAATAACCTTGTTGGACGGATAGGGAGGTAGACAGATGCAAAGTGGACGGTGGCAATGGCACATGACGCCCATATGATTTAATTGGTCCTCAAGGAATTTTGAAAGGATATAACTTGTGCTCCACAATTAACCCTAATCAACAGAGTTTCTGTATGGAAAGGATCCCGTAAAATATGCACATTTATAaggatcttctctacaaggaaatattCCCCTTTGTCAAGAAACCGAGGTCAGTTccccactactataaaaacccaaaaccctcagAAACCAAAGTTTGCATAATTCACCctagctctggcactctagggttgtgacagttttctaacttaaccttcagagggtatttggccggtactaCACTGGTACTCTCTTGAGGTCTTCTTTTTTGGTGTTGTGCAAATGTTGTTTTGAGCACGTGAAGACTGTgtagcttactgacgattttttgcatcatcagtttcaTTTGATacatatatactttttaattCTCTCATGAGATGAATATTGTTATTAGACTTTtggtgtgaaaaaaaaaattgttgtccTTTATCTCATGCTacttttttgaataatttaatgattgatttttgaaataaagattAGAAAAATTCtcatatcttattaaaaatgcCATACAAAATCTTAAATGGAAATTGATCTTCTAGTTATTTTGCTCTAGTTGTTAAATTTTCaggataaattttatttcattggcaAAAATTtctggattttaaaaaaatattaaacatgaaTTACACAATCTTATTGGCAttgaaatatgatttttttttttttttttaagtttcaaaaaatgaagagtTGGGAATTGGACGGgtgtttaaagtttaaacttcAATAGGAGATTTCCtcacaaaaaaaagggggaataaaaagaaaaaaagaaaaccttccATAGGGGATGGGTCGGGCCTACGTGACTACTTGGATCCCCGGTCCATCCAATCACTGGTGAGTTTTGCTAAAGGGGGAAAAAACGaaattatatatagaaagaaGATGGGTCGGGCCTACGTGACTAATTGGATCGCGGTCCAATCACTTGAAAAAAcgaaattaaatattaaaagtgGCCCATGGAGATGGGTCGGGCCTACGTGACTAATTGGATCCCCGGCCCactaaaaaaagggaaattaaATGTTAAGAATGGCCCATGCAGGTCTCGAACCTGCGACCTTCGCGTTATTAGCACGACGCTCTAACCAGCTGAGCTAATAGGCCAGACAATAGAGTTGCTagatatttaatatatatttttatcataaGGACCTTAGCTGAATAGTAAATACCAACTAATCGGAAACATACGGATAACCAAatcttggtaaaaaaaaaaaaaaaaaaaaggagatggATTTCACATAGATAAGTGCTGTattcacacaaattttttttttttaatccgatgtggtaaattgttattagtcGTTAttggtggtaaaaaaaaaaagtgatttatttaatttaaaaccaataacaatttaatgatttattgtgaaaatattataaatataacacTTTTATTTGAGAAATGGCATCggcaattattttttttggtttgtatgTTTTGGTAAGTTATCCAAGAAACAGTGTTagatatggattttttttttttctcaataaatgGCATTGGCACTTATGTTCcatttgttttgaagtaaaatatttttcggataattttttctcattttaaagtgTTTGTTTATAAGCAAAATATAGTCAAACTTGTAGATATTTTCCGTTGATCGtaaaatcttttataaaattttataaaatgttttacctttaaaaatttggtaaaacattttctaaaaacacaCAGTAGCTTCCTTTTCCCCATTTGGTCACTGATTCGATGGCTGAAGACATCGCTCTAGCAACCGGTGTTGGCCATCTGGTGGCCAATACCTCCACTCCTCGACCAGTGCCAGCAGTCCAGTGGCTGGCGATGTTTCATTGGCGATCAGTGTCGACGATTCGATGGTCGAAAATGGCGCACTGCAACCTGTGTTGGAATTACCAAAGATATTGCTCTGACAGTGATCGCCGATAGTTTGGTTGCCAAAGCCACCGCTTGGACTGTCGATTCCAGTAGTTCGGTCACCAGACCTCCGACACCAGAGGCTTTGGTGTTAAGACATTAATTTTGGTGGTTTGTTTGAAAAGTTTTATTTATCATGctaaacacctaaaaatattttacatatattttttacatataaaatattttatgtttaaagCGTTAGATCCAATTATCAAATTAGAACCTAAGAATACTTTTTCATAAGGACGGACAGATTATGTATATGGTGAGTCTTTTGAACGAGGGATATGTGAGTCATTTGACATAACATTATGGCTTATTCTTTCCATATCCAATTAGTTGCATGTGTGTAATGGAAGGGTGGATGCAAATGGTTCGAAGCTTATCCACTTTCCCTCCCACACCACCAAAATCCAAAGTAGCATCCCAAAACTCTCACACTTCAACATACTAGCTACCTCTCATTCAAAACATGGCTGAAGCTGTCATGGGCTTTACCATTATCAAACCACATATCCATAGTTCTATCCATACAACAAAATTGGAAGCAAATCCATGTTCAAGATTGGTAAATCTTGCGTCCATTTCCATGATTTCAACATAGTCTCAAAGTTAAGAGTTCTCCAAAAGCTAGAAACTAAATTATGTGTGTCTTGCATTTGCAGCCTAGACAGTGTTCGAGTACTGGACTTTTTAATGGGTGGCAGCAGGTAAGTTATTATGTTATTTGTCAGCAACTAAACAAAGAagtggatttcataaatataaagaGACATCTTTATCAATGGGTCAATTGACTCATTTACACCTCTATAGCATCATATCTTACATTCTTTTAACAATAGCTTGAGGGCAGGAAGAGCAAAAGATCCTCTTTATGTAAAGCAAATGCTCTCCCTGATTGGCCTCTGATGGCAGTTCTAGTTGAACATATGGATGGCCAAAGAGACCTTGTAACCCACAAATTTGTTTGGCATCTTAGCGACCAAGCCATAAAGAACGTTTGTAagttttttcataattcattttctcttttgttaCCTCTGTCACAATGCTTAATTGGAATACAATTGAATTTGTTCCTTCTTTGTTATCGTAGATGCTTTTTACATCATGTTCACTTGTTGGGGATGCTTGTTCTTTAGTGCCATGAAGGTAGGCATGTCTGTCCGGTACACCAATTGAAACTTCCTTTTAATTAAAGTCTAGTCTCTTATATAGTTTAGCATGTTTAGGATCCTTTCTATGATTCGGAGCAATATAGGGGGGATGGAGGAGATGGTACTGGAAATTGGGTCTATGAGAAGGTACATTTCTTGTTTAATccattgtattatttatttgcTGTTTCAATGTAATAAAAATCCTCACTTAAATTTGTCGTCTTAAACTTTAATAAATTGTATCGAGCCGGCACTATACTGGGGCTGATAAGAGTTCTTTTTGAACTTCTGTCCTCTGTGTTACTAGGTatcttcaaaaattatttttcatactCCTCATAACTTGAGGAAATTGATTGAGAAAATGCCAATTGCCAAAATTGTATTAATCTCATAAAGACTGTCACCACGTGGAACTTTGAAAAGGGTTTGTTGGCCATCTATTTGTtctcaaaagtttcaaaaattggGAAATTATTGCTTGTGTGCATGTCATTTGTTGTTGTGGCTACTTCATTTACAGCCCGAGTCCATAGATTTAGATTTTGACTGTGTATATACGATAATGCAGCAAGATGATATTGAAGAATCTGCAAGAGCTGAGTTGTGGCGTGAGGAGCTGATTGAGGAGATTGAGCAGAAGGTTGGAGGTCTGCGAGAGTTGGAGGAAGCTGGCAAGAAGGAGGAGCTTATCAAGTGATTTTCTGTGTTTATGCATTTACTTCCAACTCATTGACCCTAGCAGACAGTATTGTATATAATTTTCAACCTTTGATTCCTTATTATATGTCACTGGTAAAAGCTACCATATTAATTATCtaagagggaaaaagaaaaggcacaagaattttaaaaaatagaaataaatgaaAGCATTGAAGTCTATGGGGTTACTTGAAAAGATGTACAACAATTGGTTTTGGTgtagaaaattcaaattcaagtcCACTATTTGATGATTAAAGACTCAATCAGTTAAGTTGATTGAAACTAGACTTACAGAATTTAATCAATGCCTTTTAATGTTATATACTCCCATGTACATTCATAAATACTCACACATTGTGCACAAGCACAACATAGTGTACGCACATTATACATGTAAATATAATACTTAATACTAATatgaacaataaaattttatccaatttgTACCTTGTGGCCATAGTGTTAGCAAATAACATGTTGTATAGTGTGCCATAGCCCCCATTGTATTCTTTGTGTGAGAGAACCGTGTGGGGCTGAACTCTTTGGTATAGGTCAGAACAAAATGGATCATCTCTTagtcttttgtttttatctcaAGAAGCaatgaagacaaaaaaaaaaaggcaactaTTAGACATCCCATTTTCACCTGGCCTATGCCTGAGGTAACTGGTCTTGATGACAAAGAAGTCTCAATTGCTACCAAAATGATTAGCACCAAGTATTAAATTCAATAGCTCAAATTGCAAGACCCAAGCCCATTACAAAAAATcattagtatatttttttaacaaagtgaCATATTCCTCTCGCATAATAGCGCATGCCAATGTGAGGTGGTGTAAGCCACTCGAGACAAAACTCTAAAATCACTCCATTTACATttaggtccgtttggatacagttgaaattgaaaactgaaaaacactgttgcaaaataattttttaacgtGTAAAAAACATTGTTCACgcctaaaattactgttcattggcctaaaatcactattcatggccaatgaacagtgaacGAAGCGTGTCccagagaaggaaaaaaagaagaaaaaaaaagaagaaaggggcTGAAACGCAGACGCTGGGCGTTTCAGCCCTTCCCAAACGTATTCTTAATGCTTGAATATAGTCAACTTCTAGCTAGCCATAATGTTCACCAACCTGTGTAGAGATcataagggtctgtttggttaggGTGATAGAAAAGTAGGAGAATAGAAAATAACGTAGAATGGAAAAGtagagagataaaaaaataataaaaataaaaaattgtagtttttcCTTAACTTGTGTTTTGTTAGAGGGTGGACAAGTGAAGAAGTAGagaactcttttgtttggttgagaagaaaaatgagataataaaaaattgtgtttttataaatttaccCTCATGCCTTtatacatgaatttttttttaaaaattataaggaaaaaaatggaCGTTAAGCTTcaaaaagagggggaaaaaaagaaaaaagagaaaaattaaaaaaagggaaacCAATGTTGAAGGGAAAAGGGGTAGATGAGTAATTTCTATCTtaaatccactttttttttcccattttctcCCCGGGTGAAAACTTTCTCTTCACAAAAAGGTGAGCTCagagataaaataattttctccCCCAATTTTCGTCCCTTCAACCAAAGGCATGCACTTACTATTTCCTCTCCTATTTTTTATCTCTCATCTTCCATCCTCCAATTTTCACTCTAACAAAATGGAGCCTAAGTCTATAGAAGATACCTTTCACCCCTATTTCATAGGATCCAAAATTCCGTGCACATTCCATACTGAAATTTCGCTGGTTTCATTCTACATTTTGACTGTCTCTAAGAAGGTTATAGGTATCAACATCGAAATTTCGGGGCCGACCCCATCATCACTTTGGAGTCTTGGAGACACTTTTGACTATAAGGGTGATGTGTGTGTATAGtgtgctttttaaaaaaaaaaaaattcatattaccctaaaataaataatgaaacttttttttcttaatttgaaaaatctcttttataggaaatttaattggaatagaattttcttaaattttttgaaaatttagcaATAGTGATCTACTTAGAGAaactatatattaattattttaatgtccTTATAGTTTGCCACAAATGTAAGATACAACTTATATTAACATATGGTAAGTTTATATAATGTgtaattttattagaaattatttaGTTACAAAAACTAAATGTTTATTAgaaaaattcttatttatttttaaaaaagctttttttttttttttttgagaaacttattTTCCAAAAACCTAAAAGTTACGctctttgttaaaaaaaaaaaaaattcctcccaaacacactaaaaaaaatttgattaagtGACTAAAGTCAACaattgacaaaatttagctTCATCCGAAGATAATTTTAGTTCTTATCACGTGCAATAAGAGGATGGCTCACTTAACTTGGTCAACAAGTAAGTCAAATACATTACACGTAAGGGAACATGTGTAATCTTCTTATAGGAAATTACGGTAAAACTTTTTCATTCTAGAAAAACGAGAGACTAGGGTCGGTTGGCCCCATCAATTTGCCATGGACTTGGACTTCAGCTGATCAAACTTGCACATGAAAATCCTTAACAGACAGAACAGAACAGAAAGGATAGCAGCATTTATCGGTTGAGATTCTAGAACTCTTCGAAATTTAAGGACACAACATAGCAGTATAGCACAAATATCACCGacaatatctctctctctctctccctctggACACTCACATACTCTTGTTtcagagacacacacacacaaacgcAAACATCGTTGGTTGGTTCCGCTGGTTTCAACATCCGAAATCACAGCTTAACCTGTCGTGCCAATTTTGTATGCTTTCATAATATcccaaaactctctctctctctctctctctcttttcctttgtaatcattttctttaaTCATATTATGACTATTTCGTGGAGTCCCTGATTTCCTAGTTGAGTTTACCATCTGGGTCTGCCTTTTTTGGGTGTCTTTTAGAGTTTGTTACATAATTCTCACTTTATTTtgctcaaaaaaacaaaagggtttactttcttttgtttgttctttccCTCTTCATGAGGTTTGGATTTCTCACGTGGGCATTACAGTTACAGAAACATTCTCTCCCCCCTTATTTCTTGCTCTTATTTCTATGTTCTTTGACAAAACAGAGAAAATTCAATGACAGCTTAAagattttcttaatttgttgagaatcaaggttttacatttttttttctttttgactttATGGTGGTGGTGCCTGGAATGAAGTTCCAGCTGGAGAAGTGTATTTATATTGCGTAATTAAAGTGAGTCAATATGGATTTCATGAGTGAAAAAAGAATGTGCTTTTTGGCTAAATAAAATTGTTCATGAACATTAGTAATTTGGAGCAATTGGCTGGTTATGGGAATGTGAATGAATTTGCTTGTTAGATTGCAGGATGGGAAGGGTTAAGCTCAAGATAAAGAGGTTAGAGAGCACTAGCAATCGACAAGTGACTTATTCGAAAAGGAGACATGGAATTTTGAAGAAAGCTAGGGAATTGGCAATACTATGTGACATAGATATTGCTCTTCTCATGTTTTCACCAACTGGGAGATCTACATTATATCAAGGAGAGAACAGGTAGTGTTACAGTTGATATCGTTTGTTGTATTTCAGATACACACTTCAGCTCAGATAGAAGAAGTCCACCAAATAGGTACATCTGTAATAGGATGCTTCTTGCCTCTAGATATTCATGGTGGGTAATATACTATGTAGTATACCTAAATGGCAAAAACAGATGTCATAAAACAAATTCCAGCAAGGCTAAAATGGGGTTTGGTATATTCCATATTACATGATAGTCTAAAGCATTTCTTTGCCATCTCAGAAATTTTGAAGAGGTTATTGCAAAGTTCTCACAATTGACTCCACAAGAAAGGGCAAAaaggtttgaaaattttaccgtaaacttgtaattatttttatcaacttgCTCTGTTGAATTTGAATGCATTACAGCTAAgtgatatttttgtttcactGGAACAGGAAATTGGAGAGCCTTGAAGTAAGACCATCATGCTCATCCTTtcaaatatgatatttattttagtttcttCTGTTTGTATTACTTTAGAATTGAACAATTGTCACTCTATATTTAATTCatgcattaattttaaaattttgtttgataataTAGGCACTAAAGAAAACCTTCAAGAAGTTGGACCATGATGTAAATATAGAAGATTTTCTGGGTTCAAGGTATGAATATATTGATCTATTTTGTAAATTTCTATTTAGTAGAACTTCTTTAACAGATCTGACTTGTTCCCCCccttctcttccttttcttgcAGCTCTCAAACAGTGGAGGTACAAATTGTTTCCGGGCATTATCGTAATTCATTATGGTTTGAGATTATTTATTAAGTCAATgaattgttttttggttaaatcaCAATGGGCAGGAATTGGGTAATCGATTAAGGCTATTGCAAGTTCAACTTACGGAACTACAAAAGAGACTGAGGTGCACCTTTGGGGATTTTGGTTGTTAAAGTATTGCCTTTACTTTTTTGTATTGTGGATTGTGTTGTAAGAGTTTGATAGATATACAACATAAGCTCACTGCATTTATAGtttcttatcaaaattttttattttattgtacaATACATTAGTATTTTTTAAGGTCTTTGGTGATCCAGCTCAAAACTTTGAAGGTTCTATATTTTCAGTTCAAattactgataaaaaaaattactttcagTTCAAATTATCTAATTGTATTTGTTATTATTGCTCCAGTTAAGGGCTGCACACACAAGCTGTCTTTTTCTCACTCTGGCATTGCCCTTTGTTACATTTTTGTTTAACATACCTGCTGTCATGCAATATGTATATACCATACAATCAGTCATATATAATTCTTCTAAGTTATGctattttacatttagcctTAAACTTTCTGCATTCAAATGAACTCTTGTAATGAACACTAGACTATATCAGTGTTGGTTAACTTTctaaatgttttcttttgtcaTCAGTTGACATCTTATTTGGGATAAGATGAGATTAGATTAATTATGTTGTAGCGTTTTAGAACATGTTTTTCTTAAGCAGCTGTTTAGAACTAGTGTCATATACTTTGTACTGTAATACTTTATTCTAGGTAATTGATGGTGCATTAAAGGGTTCTTTTAAGCATTGCCAAAAGCAAACTGACCAAATTTATTCCTCTCATGTTACATCTTCTGCCTTctgttttaaaacttttttcttcCTCCTTTATCTCTGTGGATACTTTGAAATCTCATACTGCTGCCAATCATTACCTAGTAAAGTTCAAGATTTGATGGTTCTGCTTTCTTAGATGTTCACTTTTCCTGTTTCCTAGACAGTCCCTGAGCAATGTGTTACAAAAGTTTCTTGTTTTATTAGAACCATCCTCTACTTTACCGTTATCTTTCGTATTTTGACCCAGTTTCCTTTATGCACACCATTAAATAATCTAAAATCTAAACTGTCTTGCAATTCCTTCAGCTATTGGAGTGATCCAGAAAAAATTGACAATGTAGAAAATCTAAGGCAGATGGAAGACTCGCTACGAGAATCAATACAGCAAATACGTCTACAAAAGGTAAGACATTTGTTGATTCTTAAATATGAAAAGTTTGACATATATACCCAGGATTACTTGTCCTTTAGATCACTGACTCTGTTTGGATCTGTATACAATTACCATCAGTACTAAAATCACATATATccttagaaattctttgttcagTCTCAGTAGTGCAGTAAGTTTG is a genomic window containing:
- the LOC142630851 gene encoding photosynthetic NDH subunit of subcomplex B 4, chloroplastic encodes the protein MAEAVMGFTIIKPHIHSSIHTTKLEANPCSRLPRQCSSTGLFNGWQQLEGRKSKRSSLCKANALPDWPLMAVLVEHMDGQRDLVTHKFVWHLSDQAIKNVYAFYIMFTCWGCLFFSAMKDPFYDSEQYRGDGGDGTGNWVYEKQDDIEESARAELWREELIEEIEQKVGGLRELEEAGKKEELIK